In the genome of Myroides phaeus, one region contains:
- a CDS encoding IMPACT family protein has protein sequence MSEEIDSYKTISRPTEEVLYKEKNSKFFGYAFPIQKEEEVKEILEGIKKVHYNARHWCYAFQLGAEQIYYRANDDGEPSNTAGAPIYGQIQSFEVTDILIVVVRYFGGVKLGVGGLITAYRATAQMAMEEADIIEKTIDKKFKVRFEYKDMNNVMRVIKEKNLNILDQTMEMSCEIELSIRKSEYPQALEAFVPFYEVKVIEADAEDY, from the coding sequence ATGAGTGAAGAAATAGATTCATATAAAACAATAAGCCGACCAACGGAAGAGGTCTTGTATAAAGAGAAGAATAGTAAATTCTTTGGATACGCCTTTCCGATTCAGAAAGAGGAGGAAGTAAAGGAAATCTTAGAAGGCATCAAAAAAGTACATTACAACGCACGCCATTGGTGCTACGCCTTTCAGTTGGGAGCAGAACAAATATACTACCGCGCCAATGATGATGGGGAACCAAGTAATACTGCTGGTGCTCCTATTTATGGGCAGATACAGTCATTTGAAGTTACAGATATACTGATTGTTGTTGTCCGTTATTTTGGAGGGGTTAAATTAGGTGTGGGTGGACTTATCACTGCTTATCGAGCAACAGCTCAAATGGCAATGGAAGAAGCTGACATCATTGAAAAAACCATTGACAAGAAGTTTAAGGTTCGCTTTGAATACAAAGACATGAATAATGTGATGCGCGTGATAAAGGAAAAGAACTTAAACATCTTAGACCAAACAATGGAGATGAGTTGTGAAATAGAGTTATCTATCCGCAAAAGTGAATACCCCCAGGCTTTAGAGGCGTTTGTACCTTTTTATGAAGTCAAAGTGATTGAAGCTGATGCAGAAGATTATTAA